One part of the Mariniblastus fucicola genome encodes these proteins:
- a CDS encoding type III pantothenate kinase, producing MQTVVAVDIGNSSIKLAVDPKAVVVVVDASLPDEGRAQLISDATRDVGSRSQWLVCSVDKVQTEWLEAWVLTNRPNDSFHLVAANEISLASHVRDREALGRDRLLASWYAADQAGDGANAIVVDAGTAVTIDVVLRNEHLGGLIFPGTATCLSAVSSQTDALPDLAQQPAPELRTEVSLGLSTEPAILLGVHQLQLFGIVSMVRSLEQQYPDAVVYCCGGAFASVHALLPESWSYRQHFLIDAIFRLKQSL from the coding sequence ATGCAAACAGTGGTAGCCGTCGACATCGGCAACAGCTCGATCAAGCTTGCAGTTGATCCGAAGGCGGTAGTCGTTGTTGTCGATGCATCGCTTCCTGACGAAGGTCGAGCTCAGCTGATATCCGATGCGACCCGGGATGTCGGTTCCCGATCGCAGTGGCTGGTCTGCAGCGTCGACAAAGTGCAAACCGAGTGGCTTGAAGCGTGGGTGTTGACCAACCGTCCGAACGACTCCTTCCATCTTGTCGCTGCCAATGAAATTTCTCTGGCCAGTCACGTTCGCGATCGTGAAGCTCTTGGTCGCGATCGACTGCTGGCGTCCTGGTATGCTGCCGACCAGGCCGGCGACGGGGCAAACGCGATTGTCGTCGACGCAGGAACTGCCGTCACGATCGATGTGGTTTTGCGCAACGAGCACCTCGGCGGACTCATCTTTCCAGGCACCGCAACATGTTTGAGTGCTGTTTCGTCTCAAACCGATGCGCTGCCCGATTTGGCGCAGCAGCCAGCACCAGAACTTCGCACCGAAGTCTCTCTTGGGTTGTCGACCGAGCCAGCGATTCTGCTGGGTGTTCATCAGTTGCAGCTGTTCGGAATCGTATCGATGGTCCGTTCGCTGGAGCAGCAATATCCTGACGCCGTTGTTTACTGTTGCGGCGGCGCATTCGCGTCCGTTCATGCATTGCTGCCCGAATCGTGGTCGTATCGTCAGCACTTTTTGATCGATGCAATTTTTCGCCTCAAGCAAAGTCTGTAG
- a CDS encoding GTPase, producing MAVEFHELTHHGRGAISVVGVRGEGSDGVLDSCFAPVSGQSFSALKNRPIVYGIWNSTGEDLVVVRIGNDAFEIQCHGSLAAVDAIATDLAAGGAVQSSDAASWTLARNELQAEVAKAMESCLTQRTARHLLQQFQLWGEVNFNDPEIAREALLFTTFGEKLTSPWRIVLCGRPNVGKSSLINVLCGFERAIVHATAGTTRDLVSQHTAIDGWPVELVDSAGIRDEGNAIEQAGIEKARQLIADADLVIHVVDATDDSSFDPLLSQHRAGLVVVNKVDLCQQPAVPQTDCPRMLVSAVTGLGMDDLQAAISKAIVPVVPGDDQLVPVSTMQRRRLEQLA from the coding sequence ATGGCCGTTGAGTTTCATGAGCTAACCCACCACGGTCGCGGCGCGATTTCTGTCGTCGGCGTGCGCGGTGAAGGTTCGGATGGCGTCCTTGACTCCTGTTTTGCGCCAGTTTCCGGACAGTCATTTTCAGCGTTGAAGAATCGGCCAATCGTATACGGAATCTGGAATTCGACCGGAGAAGATCTGGTCGTCGTTCGCATCGGCAACGACGCTTTCGAAATTCAGTGCCACGGCAGCCTGGCGGCGGTTGATGCAATTGCCACCGATCTGGCGGCGGGCGGAGCAGTTCAGTCTTCCGATGCGGCAAGCTGGACGCTGGCTCGCAACGAACTCCAGGCAGAAGTCGCCAAAGCAATGGAATCCTGTTTGACTCAGCGAACCGCGAGGCATTTGCTGCAACAGTTTCAGTTGTGGGGAGAGGTCAATTTTAACGATCCTGAAATTGCTCGCGAAGCACTTCTGTTCACGACCTTTGGCGAAAAATTGACGTCACCGTGGCGCATCGTCCTTTGCGGTCGGCCCAACGTTGGCAAAAGCAGTCTGATCAATGTACTTTGCGGGTTCGAACGGGCGATCGTGCACGCGACAGCCGGGACGACGCGCGATCTGGTCAGCCAGCACACCGCGATCGATGGCTGGCCCGTCGAGCTAGTCGATTCCGCTGGTATAAGAGACGAGGGGAACGCTATCGAACAGGCCGGAATCGAGAAAGCCCGTCAGTTGATTGCGGATGCCGACCTCGTGATTCACGTCGTCGACGCAACGGACGACAGTTCATTCGATCCGCTGCTTAGCCAGCATCGAGCCGGTTTGGTTGTTGTCAACAAAGTCGACCTGTGCCAACAGCCTGCCGTTCCCCAAACAGATTGTCCGCGGATGTTGGTCTCTGCCGTAACGGGACTGGGGATGGACGATCTGCAAGCCGCGATTTCAAAAGCAATTGTTCCGGTAGTTCCCGGTGATGACCAACTGGTTCCTGTGTCGACAATGCAGCGACGTCGGCTTGAGCAGCTGGCGTAG
- the tmk gene encoding dTMP kinase — protein sequence MFFVFDGADGTGKTTQLNRLADWLSEQGHEVVTCKDPGTTELGERLREILLSKSDTPIHMRSEMMLFTTARTQLVEQIVRPALQAGKVVVLDRYVLSTVVYQGHAGPLDPTAIRRVNDFATDGLWPIRTFVLDLPTEIAMQRLGDSLDRMESRGMAYFEKVRAGFLAEAEGQPDISVIDATRTADQIAEAIRTIAQSVIEQQTATGNEAAAGGAN from the coding sequence ATGTTCTTTGTATTCGACGGCGCCGATGGCACCGGAAAAACTACACAACTCAACCGGCTCGCCGACTGGCTCAGTGAGCAAGGGCACGAAGTTGTCACTTGCAAAGATCCTGGCACGACCGAGCTTGGAGAACGGCTGCGCGAAATTTTGCTGTCCAAATCGGACACGCCGATCCACATGCGGAGCGAAATGATGCTGTTCACGACGGCTCGAACGCAGTTGGTTGAGCAAATCGTTCGCCCGGCATTGCAGGCAGGAAAAGTCGTCGTTCTCGACCGCTACGTTTTGTCGACGGTTGTCTATCAAGGCCACGCAGGCCCGCTCGATCCGACCGCGATCCGTCGCGTGAACGATTTTGCAACCGATGGACTGTGGCCGATTCGAACTTTCGTGTTGGACCTGCCAACGGAAATCGCGATGCAGCGGCTGGGGGATAGTCTCGATCGCATGGAGTCGCGCGGAATGGCTTACTTTGAAAAAGTTCGTGCCGGGTTTCTTGCTGAAGCGGAAGGCCAACCCGATATTTCCGTTATCGACGCAACAAGAACCGCGGACCAAATCGCCGAAGCGATTCGTACAATTGCTCAGTCGGTGATCGAGCAACAAACGGCAACTGGAAATGAAGCCGCTGCTGGAGGAGCGAACTGA
- a CDS encoding DNA polymerase III subunit, with product MKPLLEERTEMAWQQILGHDKNVERFAGSLKRNRMASTFLFVGPAGVGKRTFALQLAQGLLCESNADDSIDPCDQCPSCQQVIASTHPDLIQVSRPPGKAFIPVELFIGDKEHRRQRGLCHDIGLKPFSGKRKVAIIDDADFLNVEGANSLLKTLEEPPSDSILILIGTSEQQQLSTIVSRSQVIRFAPLSEEHVATILGRIQLETEIPIEQLAPASGGSIERAKKLIEPEVLEFRNSFHRKLASLDPAANGYTKDMLGFIDGAGKDASAKRDRAVLAGDFAIEFYSHWLASLTGADANTCDPSVKSAIEMTPDTSDHDTNEIAVRIAQCIETTVMMQRKIRSNVSSANAVEMWLRDLGRACRGQLVDAVDDLVV from the coding sequence ATGAAGCCGCTGCTGGAGGAGCGAACTGAAATGGCGTGGCAGCAGATTTTGGGACACGATAAGAACGTCGAGCGTTTTGCGGGCAGCCTGAAACGAAACCGGATGGCAAGCACATTCCTGTTCGTCGGTCCGGCGGGAGTTGGTAAACGAACGTTCGCACTGCAGTTGGCTCAAGGGCTGTTGTGCGAGAGCAACGCGGACGATTCGATTGACCCTTGTGATCAATGCCCGTCGTGCCAGCAAGTCATCGCATCAACCCACCCGGATCTGATTCAGGTTTCCCGGCCGCCAGGCAAGGCTTTCATCCCGGTTGAACTGTTCATCGGCGACAAGGAGCATCGTCGCCAACGCGGACTGTGTCATGACATTGGGCTGAAGCCGTTTTCTGGAAAACGCAAAGTTGCCATTATCGATGACGCGGACTTTCTGAACGTCGAAGGCGCCAACAGTTTGCTCAAGACTCTCGAAGAACCGCCGTCAGATTCGATTCTGATTCTGATTGGCACCAGCGAGCAGCAGCAGCTATCGACGATCGTCTCCAGGAGCCAGGTGATCCGTTTCGCACCTTTGTCCGAGGAGCACGTGGCGACGATTCTGGGCCGTATCCAATTGGAAACCGAAATTCCGATCGAACAGCTGGCTCCGGCGTCCGGTGGCAGCATTGAGCGAGCGAAGAAGTTAATTGAACCTGAGGTGCTGGAGTTCCGAAACAGCTTTCATCGCAAATTGGCGTCGCTTGATCCAGCCGCCAACGGCTATACAAAAGATATGCTCGGCTTCATCGATGGTGCCGGGAAAGACGCGTCGGCGAAACGTGATCGAGCCGTGCTTGCGGGTGATTTTGCGATCGAGTTCTACAGTCACTGGCTTGCCAGTTTAACCGGTGCCGATGCGAACACCTGCGACCCGTCGGTAAAATCGGCCATTGAAATGACGCCTGATACTTCTGACCACGACACCAATGAGATTGCTGTGCGGATCGCGCAGTGCATCGAAACAACGGTCATGATGCAGCGGAAAATCCGCTCTAACGTGTCATCTGCCAACGCTGTCGAAATGTGGCTGCGCGATTTGGGGCGGGCGTGTCGAGGCCAATTGGTCGACGCGGTCGACGATCTGGTGGTCTAG
- a CDS encoding RDD family protein has translation MNAARDKPTDDAALENSGRVTDTMLLVETPEKIAFQYQLVGPFRRVLAYGLDLLFSLVGYTIVVIFFGILLSMLAAYTQGTLIGSIIGAIGQISGAIILIGYFLVYWFYGAFMEARYNGQTLGKMITKHRVLSHDGHAIDVVQALLRNFFRLLDLFPVIPFPLMSMVAGEDIPPFVPTGLFGLVTMSLSGNFRRLGDLVAGTIVVVDERKWVPELASFTDPRVEQLADELPSDFSPSQSMLRALADYVDRRRYLSPETNQDMAKGLAVRMLKKFGLPMNTDYDLLLCAMYYNAFMQFQMQEGAK, from the coding sequence ATGAACGCCGCTCGTGATAAGCCAACTGATGATGCGGCGCTCGAGAACAGTGGAAGGGTGACCGACACAATGCTGCTGGTTGAGACGCCAGAGAAAATCGCGTTTCAGTATCAGCTGGTTGGACCATTTCGACGCGTCCTTGCGTACGGATTGGATCTGCTTTTCTCGCTCGTTGGATACACGATTGTCGTGATCTTTTTCGGGATCCTGCTCTCGATGCTGGCTGCGTACACGCAGGGCACATTGATTGGCTCGATCATCGGCGCGATCGGTCAGATCAGCGGCGCCATTATTTTGATCGGCTACTTTTTGGTGTACTGGTTTTACGGCGCCTTTATGGAAGCCAGATACAACGGCCAGACTTTGGGGAAGATGATCACCAAACACCGCGTTCTGTCGCACGACGGCCACGCCATCGATGTCGTGCAGGCGTTGCTGAGGAACTTTTTCCGTTTGCTAGACCTGTTCCCGGTCATTCCGTTTCCACTGATGAGCATGGTGGCTGGCGAAGATATCCCTCCTTTTGTTCCGACCGGACTGTTCGGGCTGGTAACGATGTCGCTAAGCGGGAACTTTCGCCGTCTGGGAGACCTGGTTGCCGGGACGATCGTTGTCGTCGACGAACGCAAATGGGTTCCCGAGTTGGCGTCGTTTACGGATCCAAGGGTGGAACAGTTGGCCGATGAGTTGCCTTCCGATTTCTCGCCGTCGCAAAGCATGTTGCGAGCATTGGCGGACTATGTCGATCGGCGTCGCTATCTCTCGCCGGAAACCAATCAGGATATGGCCAAAGGATTGGCGGTTCGAATGTTGAAAAAGTTTGGCTTACCGATGAACACAGACTACGACTTGCTGCTGTGCGCGATGTACTACAATGCGTTCATGCAGTTTCAGATGCAGGAAGGTGCAAAATGA
- a CDS encoding stage II sporulation protein M, whose product MKASKLIELRQPSWSRLEKLCDEFGSRSSNKVPARTVNEFAALYRNACADLALAESSHLPPNTIEYLHQLVARAHNQLYRSQKFDRSVWYERIFVDTPKLIFNDPYVHIAAVIFWGLFLLAGWLSWDNTAWPGFAEQVVGETQLESMEEMFTGFNGRSFSQNSYMFGFYIFNNAGIGLKCFVMMLFVPAGMVTLCYNAIVLGTSFGYMFRPDVAEAGANFKNFVTAHGPFELTAIVLSAGAGLKIGLSWLVARGVNRLDSLIQNSREALPIAMCAVALFCMAALIEGFVSPTSDTILPWWAKGFVATASSLLLMFYLIVLGYPRTDDEEYDAA is encoded by the coding sequence ATGAAAGCTTCCAAACTGATTGAGCTTCGGCAGCCTTCGTGGTCGCGGTTGGAAAAACTCTGCGACGAATTCGGCAGTCGGTCTTCGAATAAAGTTCCAGCCAGAACGGTCAACGAGTTCGCAGCGCTTTATCGGAATGCCTGTGCGGATCTGGCGCTCGCCGAGTCCAGTCATCTGCCGCCGAATACGATTGAGTATTTGCATCAATTGGTCGCGCGAGCACACAATCAACTTTATCGCAGTCAGAAGTTTGATCGCAGCGTTTGGTACGAGCGAATTTTCGTCGATACTCCCAAGCTGATTTTCAACGATCCCTACGTGCATATCGCCGCAGTGATTTTCTGGGGATTGTTCCTGCTGGCCGGTTGGCTTTCGTGGGACAACACAGCCTGGCCGGGGTTCGCAGAACAGGTCGTCGGCGAAACGCAGTTGGAATCGATGGAGGAAATGTTCACGGGGTTCAACGGGCGGTCGTTTTCGCAGAACTCCTACATGTTCGGGTTCTACATTTTTAACAACGCCGGAATTGGATTGAAGTGTTTCGTGATGATGCTGTTCGTGCCCGCGGGCATGGTGACGTTGTGCTACAACGCGATCGTGCTGGGGACGAGTTTCGGATACATGTTCCGGCCCGATGTTGCCGAAGCGGGTGCCAATTTCAAGAATTTCGTTACCGCTCACGGACCGTTTGAGCTCACAGCGATCGTATTGTCGGCGGGCGCGGGTTTGAAGATCGGGCTGAGTTGGCTGGTCGCTCGCGGCGTCAATCGACTCGATTCGTTGATTCAGAATTCGAGAGAAGCGTTGCCGATTGCAATGTGTGCGGTCGCGCTATTCTGTATGGCGGCTTTGATCGAAGGATTTGTCTCGCCGACGTCCGATACCATTCTGCCGTGGTGGGCGAAAGGATTTGTGGCGACCGCGTCGTCGCTACTGTTGATGTTCTATTTGATCGTGTTGGGATATCCGCGGACCGATGACGAGGAATACGATGCAGCTTGA
- a CDS encoding DUF4350 domain-containing protein has translation MIALRAQSLRLAVSFCILTSLVLTTGCFDFGTDFTYGKAADQSVNGVSVFANLLRERGHTVSRKRRLTKRIDRFDTIVWAPDNSALPPENVVAWLEKWLGKGSPKVLVFVGRSYDAKLDYYRGKFESASPRDREGWQRELAEQIMHSREYNFDWRFNSSDDATAFWFDEVDDEDAKPLDPSKLGGPWAAGIDPQAVHLDCERLLKPVEDYNEEDAVPEFAISVDSEESEYDEYDYWAEDFRENEIVVKDLLTVDGEPFAFEISTYVNPNRKVIIIGNGSFLLNYPLMHAEHRKLASKVADEIVGDVVFLESDYRWPRVGGSANDPALHWSWVGRAPMNYIVPHFLFWGVLYCFVFFPNFGRPKRIQFHPPKAFRSHVTAVAAILRRSKEKNWARQMVDMWLKRTNKTKN, from the coding sequence TTGATCGCTCTCCGCGCACAATCGCTCCGATTGGCAGTTTCCTTTTGCATTCTCACTAGCCTTGTGTTGACGACAGGATGTTTCGATTTCGGCACGGATTTCACGTATGGCAAAGCGGCAGATCAGAGCGTCAATGGCGTGTCTGTTTTCGCCAACCTGCTGCGTGAGCGCGGGCACACAGTGTCGCGGAAACGTCGGCTGACGAAACGCATCGACAGATTCGATACGATCGTCTGGGCCCCCGACAACTCTGCTCTTCCACCCGAAAACGTTGTGGCCTGGTTAGAAAAGTGGCTGGGCAAGGGTTCGCCAAAAGTTCTGGTTTTCGTGGGGCGATCGTACGATGCCAAACTGGACTACTATCGTGGAAAATTCGAATCCGCGTCGCCGAGGGATCGTGAAGGCTGGCAGCGAGAGCTGGCTGAGCAGATTATGCACAGCCGCGAATACAATTTCGATTGGCGTTTCAATTCAAGTGATGACGCGACTGCGTTCTGGTTTGATGAAGTAGACGATGAGGACGCGAAGCCATTGGATCCGTCGAAACTTGGTGGACCGTGGGCGGCAGGGATCGATCCGCAGGCTGTGCATTTGGACTGCGAACGATTGCTGAAGCCAGTTGAAGACTATAACGAGGAAGACGCGGTTCCCGAGTTTGCAATCAGTGTCGATTCAGAGGAATCTGAGTATGACGAATACGATTATTGGGCCGAAGATTTTCGGGAAAACGAGATCGTCGTGAAAGATTTGCTGACGGTGGATGGTGAGCCATTCGCGTTCGAGATTTCGACCTATGTCAATCCGAATCGCAAAGTGATCATCATTGGCAACGGTTCCTTCCTGCTAAACTATCCACTGATGCATGCTGAGCATCGAAAGCTGGCTTCGAAGGTGGCGGACGAAATCGTCGGGGACGTCGTGTTTCTGGAATCTGACTACCGCTGGCCAAGAGTCGGCGGTTCAGCGAACGACCCTGCGCTACATTGGTCCTGGGTGGGGCGAGCACCAATGAACTATATCGTGCCGCACTTTCTATTTTGGGGAGTGCTGTACTGCTTCGTTTTCTTTCCAAACTTTGGAAGGCCAAAGCGAATCCAATTCCATCCTCCGAAAGCGTTCCGCAGTCACGTGACTGCGGTCGCGGCGATCCTCAGGCGATCAAAAGAAAAGAATTGGGCTCGGCAAATGGTCGACATGTGGCTCAAGCGAACCAACAAAACCAAAAACTGA
- a CDS encoding AAA family ATPase has product MSSSAAAPVAAVPAQSIGPTVNPPEPTVIEGAGILLPADPDAPVHALDDAPENQTSIVDMPREPVVGRDTETRQLFESICDQISKVFVGQRELVEGTLVALFSGGHVLIESVPGLGKTLFVRTLGKILGCDFGRIQFTADLMPSDITGAPIFDMKTQEFRFRPGPVFTQLLLADEINRSPAKTHAALLETMQERRVTVDGQTHDLDLPFLVVATQNPIESEGTYNLPEAQLDRFLFKLRADYPSEEQEAKILMMHGDQVDLTKKLNDEVETISSPEQILRVTDESSRVRVEPVLVNYINRIVRLTRQWPQFYMGASPRAGIGLMQAARTLAAFYGRDYAVPDDVVQLALPTLRHRVMLTAEAEVEGQQVDDLLRELIRRVEVPRIEAS; this is encoded by the coding sequence ATGTCATCGAGTGCCGCGGCGCCCGTTGCTGCTGTTCCGGCGCAGTCGATTGGTCCAACAGTGAATCCGCCTGAGCCGACGGTTATTGAAGGCGCCGGAATTTTGCTGCCGGCCGACCCCGATGCTCCGGTGCATGCATTGGACGACGCGCCAGAAAATCAAACTTCGATTGTCGACATGCCGCGTGAGCCCGTCGTTGGGCGCGATACGGAAACAAGGCAGCTGTTCGAGTCAATTTGTGACCAGATCAGCAAAGTCTTCGTCGGACAACGTGAGCTTGTTGAAGGGACTTTGGTCGCACTGTTTTCCGGTGGCCACGTTCTGATCGAGAGCGTTCCGGGGCTGGGTAAGACTCTGTTCGTAAGAACGCTGGGGAAAATTCTGGGCTGCGACTTTGGTCGCATTCAGTTCACGGCGGACTTGATGCCATCCGACATCACCGGGGCTCCGATCTTCGATATGAAAACGCAGGAGTTTCGTTTTCGTCCCGGCCCGGTTTTTACTCAATTGCTACTGGCTGACGAAATTAATCGCTCGCCTGCGAAAACGCATGCGGCGCTGTTGGAAACAATGCAGGAACGACGCGTCACCGTTGATGGGCAGACTCACGATCTCGATTTGCCATTCTTGGTGGTCGCGACTCAGAACCCGATCGAGTCGGAGGGGACGTACAACCTGCCGGAAGCTCAGCTAGACAGATTTTTGTTCAAGCTTCGTGCAGACTATCCGTCCGAAGAGCAGGAAGCAAAAATTCTGATGATGCACGGAGATCAGGTCGACCTGACGAAGAAACTGAACGACGAAGTCGAGACAATCTCCTCGCCGGAACAGATTCTCCGCGTCACCGACGAGAGCAGCAGGGTTCGTGTCGAGCCCGTGCTGGTGAACTACATCAACCGGATCGTTCGCTTGACCCGGCAATGGCCGCAGTTCTATATGGGTGCGTCGCCGCGTGCCGGTATTGGATTGATGCAAGCCGCCCGAACGCTGGCTGCGTTTTACGGTCGCGACTACGCGGTGCCGGACGATGTCGTTCAGCTCGCACTTCCGACGCTGCGACATCGGGTCATGCTAACGGCGGAGGCCGAAGTCGAAGGCCAGCAAGTCGATGATTTGCTTCGCGAGCTGATTCGCCGTGTGGAAGTGCCTCGAATCGAAGCTTCCTGA
- a CDS encoding anthranilate synthase component II, which translates to MILLIDNYDSFTYNLVQRLGEIDAELDLRVVRNDKATVDELAAMNPSHLIISPGPCTPNEAGVSVDCVSAFHGKVPLLGVCLGHQSIGQGTGGTIVRADRLMHGKTDDIHHDGTGLFAGLPNPMVATRYHSLVIKPDTLSDEFEINAWTFAPSGEKEIMGIRHREHPTFGLQFHPESFLTVNGTDLLKNFLETGVCV; encoded by the coding sequence ATGATCCTGCTCATCGATAACTACGATTCGTTTACTTACAACCTCGTGCAACGATTAGGCGAGATCGACGCCGAACTGGACTTGCGCGTCGTCCGCAACGACAAAGCCACCGTTGATGAGCTGGCAGCGATGAATCCCAGTCACCTCATCATCTCGCCAGGGCCATGCACTCCCAATGAAGCCGGCGTTTCAGTCGACTGTGTTTCTGCGTTTCATGGCAAAGTTCCGTTGCTGGGCGTTTGTCTTGGCCACCAGTCGATTGGTCAGGGCACGGGAGGAACCATCGTGCGAGCCGACCGATTGATGCACGGCAAGACCGACGATATTCATCACGACGGAACGGGTTTGTTCGCGGGTCTGCCGAACCCGATGGTGGCCACGCGTTATCACTCGTTGGTTATCAAGCCCGATACGCTTTCGGACGAATTCGAAATCAACGCCTGGACGTTTGCTCCTTCGGGAGAAAAAGAAATCATGGGCATTCGCCATCGGGAACATCCGACGTTTGGATTGCAGTTTCATCCCGAGAGCTTTCTGACGGTCAACGGAACGGACTTGTTGAAGAATTTTCTTGAAACAGGCGTGTGCGTTTGA
- a CDS encoding molybdopterin molybdotransferase MoeA — protein MVSVEEALRLISQNVSALSIETVALEKAVGRVLAAEILADRDSPPWRKSMMDGFAVRSSDINSGTKNLTIVETVMAGGAPKKVVESGQATRIMTGAPVPEGADAIVMIEHCQFEEGSDRVVIEAESVATGKHLMEAAANFARRERIFAAGRKVRAVDVGLLAEVGAVELSVFKQPTVAVLPTGDELVSPDETPRGPQIRNSNGPMLIAMLGEMDIAATDLGIGHDNREAMQSKLKQGLEHDLLLLSGGVSAGTLDLVPSLLKELGVKEVFHKVKVKPGKPIFFGVHDRKNGSRGYVFGLPGNPVSSLVGFRLFVTVALSILTGKSNAIETSPQLAKISCDHETRGDRPTWWPARRLPSPDSHMIVQPLVWNGSSDLLALGKAEGLIEFPAQGKIHKAGSEFPFWEL, from the coding sequence ATGGTTTCCGTCGAAGAGGCACTGCGGCTGATTTCGCAAAACGTTTCTGCACTTTCTATCGAAACCGTCGCACTCGAGAAAGCCGTCGGCCGGGTTCTTGCGGCTGAAATTCTTGCCGATCGCGACTCTCCGCCGTGGCGAAAATCGATGATGGATGGATTCGCCGTTCGCTCCAGTGACATCAACTCTGGAACGAAGAATCTGACCATCGTCGAAACGGTAATGGCCGGCGGTGCTCCGAAGAAAGTGGTCGAATCGGGACAGGCAACGCGAATCATGACAGGGGCTCCGGTGCCCGAAGGCGCGGACGCAATCGTAATGATCGAGCATTGCCAGTTTGAAGAAGGGTCGGATCGGGTTGTCATCGAAGCTGAATCTGTCGCGACCGGGAAACATCTAATGGAAGCCGCCGCGAACTTTGCCCGAAGGGAGCGGATTTTTGCTGCCGGCCGGAAAGTTCGAGCCGTGGACGTCGGATTGTTGGCGGAAGTCGGTGCCGTTGAACTGTCCGTTTTCAAACAGCCGACGGTGGCAGTGCTTCCTACAGGCGACGAACTGGTTAGCCCAGACGAGACTCCTCGAGGCCCACAGATACGAAACAGCAACGGGCCGATGCTGATCGCCATGCTTGGCGAAATGGACATCGCCGCGACGGACTTGGGTATCGGCCACGACAATCGCGAGGCAATGCAGTCGAAACTGAAACAGGGCCTTGAGCACGATTTGTTGCTGCTTTCCGGCGGCGTTTCAGCCGGTACGCTGGACCTTGTCCCTTCTTTGCTCAAAGAGCTGGGAGTCAAAGAAGTTTTCCACAAGGTAAAAGTCAAACCCGGCAAGCCGATATTTTTCGGCGTCCACGATCGCAAGAACGGCTCACGCGGTTATGTTTTTGGCCTGCCTGGCAATCCGGTTAGCAGCCTGGTTGGATTTCGGCTGTTCGTCACCGTAGCGTTGTCGATTTTGACGGGGAAATCAAACGCGATCGAAACCAGTCCGCAACTGGCGAAAATTTCCTGTGACCATGAAACACGAGGCGATCGGCCGACCTGGTGGCCGGCGAGGCGTTTGCCAAGTCCGGACAGCCATATGATCGTCCAGCCACTCGTTTGGAACGGCTCTTCCGACTTGTTGGCACTCGGGAAAGCCGAAGGGCTGATCGAATTTCCGGCTCAGGGAAAAATCCACAAAGCCGGATCCGAGTTTCCATTTTGGGAGCTGTAG
- the tal gene encoding transaldolase, producing the protein MNQLDQLKQFTKVVADTGDFQSMAEYQPQDATTNPSLILAAVNDSKYETLVKEAISGASNVDAAIDQVLIAFGNEILKIVPGRVSTETDARLSFNTQGTIDKARELIALYEKSGTPRERVLIKIASTWEGIRAAEVLQKESINCNLTLMFSLVQAVACAEGNIKLVSPFVGRIYDWYKKDTGKEYVGAEDPGVQSVTEIFHYYKKFGHETEVMGASFRNTGQIIELAGCDLLTISPKLLEQLQNSEDSIEQKLDAAKSASMDIAKVDCDENSFRFLMNEDAMATEKTAEGIRKFSADIVKLEELIAGYLG; encoded by the coding sequence ATGAACCAGCTCGATCAACTCAAACAGTTCACCAAAGTCGTTGCCGACACAGGCGATTTCCAGTCCATGGCCGAGTACCAGCCGCAGGACGCGACAACGAATCCGTCGCTGATTCTCGCTGCGGTCAACGATTCGAAGTACGAAACCCTTGTCAAGGAAGCTATCAGCGGGGCTTCCAATGTGGACGCTGCGATCGATCAGGTGCTCATCGCGTTCGGCAACGAGATCCTGAAAATCGTCCCGGGGCGTGTCTCGACCGAAACCGACGCTCGGCTTTCTTTCAACACTCAGGGAACGATCGACAAGGCCCGCGAACTGATTGCGCTTTACGAAAAATCCGGCACACCGCGGGAGCGAGTTCTGATCAAGATCGCTTCGACCTGGGAAGGCATTCGCGCGGCTGAGGTGCTGCAGAAAGAATCCATTAACTGCAACCTGACGCTGATGTTTTCACTGGTTCAGGCCGTCGCGTGTGCGGAGGGCAACATCAAACTGGTTTCGCCTTTCGTCGGTCGCATTTACGACTGGTACAAGAAGGACACTGGCAAGGAGTACGTCGGCGCCGAAGACCCTGGAGTGCAGTCGGTCACCGAGATTTTTCACTACTACAAAAAGTTCGGCCACGAGACGGAAGTCATGGGTGCGAGCTTTCGCAACACTGGTCAGATCATTGAGCTTGCCGGTTGCGATTTGCTGACGATCAGCCCAAAACTTCTTGAGCAACTTCAAAATAGCGAGGACTCGATCGAGCAGAAACTCGACGCGGCAAAGTCGGCTTCGATGGACATCGCGAAAGTTGACTGCGACGAGAATTCGTTCCGCTTCCTGATGAACGAAGACGCCATGGCGACGGAAAAAACCGCCGAAGGCATTCGCAAGTTCTCGGCTGACATCGTCAAACTGGAAGAGTTGATCGCGGGCTACTTGGGCTAA